Proteins from a genomic interval of Verrucomicrobium sp.:
- the purN gene encoding phosphoribosylglycinamide formyltransferase translates to MRLGVLGSGKGSNFVAVQRAILDGRLPAEVAVVVSDRAEAGILDHARAFGLPAEALPPSRFKTKLEPELEEALVALLRRYEVEWVVLAGYMRVVKEPLLRAFPKRIVNIHPSLLPAFKGLEAWKQALAAGVPEAGCTVHEVNAEIDGGAILGQERVPVLPGDTAETLHARIQEAEHRLYPAVLAQLAAAS, encoded by the coding sequence ATGCGGCTTGGCGTCCTCGGTTCCGGCAAAGGGAGCAACTTCGTCGCCGTCCAGCGGGCGATCCTGGACGGGCGCCTGCCGGCGGAGGTCGCCGTCGTCGTTTCCGACAGGGCGGAGGCGGGCATCCTCGACCACGCCCGCGCCTTCGGCCTCCCCGCGGAGGCGCTGCCTCCCAGCCGCTTCAAGACGAAGCTGGAGCCGGAGCTGGAAGAGGCCCTCGTCGCCCTCCTGCGCCGGTACGAGGTGGAGTGGGTCGTCCTGGCCGGTTACATGCGGGTGGTGAAGGAGCCCCTCTTGCGCGCTTTCCCGAAGCGGATCGTCAATATTCACCCCTCCCTTTTGCCCGCGTTCAAGGGGCTGGAAGCCTGGAAGCAGGCCCTGGCCGCCGGCGTTCCGGAGGCGGGCTGCACCGTTCACGAGGTGAACGCGGAGATCGACGGCGGCGCGATCCTGGGCCAGGAGCGGGTTCCCGTCCTGCCCGGCGACACGGCGGAGACTCTCCACGCCCGCATCCAGGAGGCGGAGCACCGCCTCTACCCCGCCGTGCTGGCGCAATTGGCCGCCGCGTCATGA
- the xseA gene encoding exodeoxyribonuclease VII large subunit, producing MSDELDLWSSALPTPPPPKEMAALTVGQVTRRIRAALEAELGEVWVRGEISNLRNPGSGHLYFTLKDEEGMIAAVLFRTDALRLAAPLRDGQAVRVRGRITVYEARGQYQIQVFEVRPEGRGTLQERFEALKARLLAEGLFEAERKKPLPVFPESVGLVTSLQGAVIQDFCRILKRRAPGVRIVVRGVRVQGEGAAEEIAAAVAAFSAEGAVDLLVVARGGGSLEDLWAFNEEAVARALAACALPTISAVGHETDFTIADFVADLRAPTPSAAAELLVREWKEWRDEVELHQRRLERAVRQRLAWERERWRRLKESPLFREPGRILARLSQRLDDLREELAAVLRRTAAERRQRLAVLAARQKAASPKAVVARKRRELALWEARLRALGPEATLARGYALVFDEKGKLVRKAAEVRPPQPLTVRLADGTVEVRAEKKRD from the coding sequence ATGAGCGACGAACTCGATCTCTGGTCCAGCGCGCTCCCCACGCCGCCCCCGCCGAAGGAGATGGCGGCGCTCACCGTCGGCCAGGTCACCCGCCGCATCCGCGCCGCGTTGGAAGCGGAGCTGGGGGAGGTCTGGGTGCGGGGGGAGATTTCCAACCTCCGCAATCCCGGCTCCGGCCACCTCTATTTCACGTTGAAGGACGAGGAGGGGATGATCGCCGCCGTCCTCTTCCGCACCGACGCGCTCCGCCTGGCCGCGCCGCTGCGGGACGGCCAGGCCGTCCGCGTCCGGGGCCGCATCACCGTTTACGAGGCGCGCGGCCAATACCAGATCCAGGTCTTCGAGGTCCGGCCCGAAGGCCGGGGCACCCTGCAGGAGCGGTTCGAGGCGCTGAAGGCGCGCCTTTTGGCGGAGGGCCTTTTCGAGGCGGAGCGGAAGAAGCCGCTGCCCGTTTTTCCGGAGTCGGTCGGCCTCGTCACCTCCCTCCAGGGCGCGGTGATCCAGGATTTTTGCCGCATCTTGAAGCGCCGCGCGCCGGGCGTCCGCATCGTGGTGCGGGGCGTCCGCGTGCAGGGGGAGGGCGCGGCGGAGGAGATCGCCGCCGCCGTCGCCGCCTTCTCGGCGGAGGGCGCGGTCGACCTCCTCGTCGTCGCGCGCGGCGGCGGGAGCCTGGAAGATCTGTGGGCGTTCAACGAGGAGGCGGTCGCCCGCGCGCTGGCCGCCTGCGCCCTGCCGACGATCTCCGCCGTGGGCCACGAGACGGACTTCACCATCGCCGACTTCGTCGCCGACCTGCGCGCGCCGACGCCCAGCGCGGCGGCCGAGCTGCTGGTCCGCGAGTGGAAGGAGTGGCGGGACGAGGTGGAACTCCACCAGCGCCGCCTGGAGCGGGCCGTCCGCCAGCGTCTGGCCTGGGAGCGGGAGCGGTGGCGGCGGCTGAAGGAAAGCCCGCTCTTCCGCGAGCCGGGCCGGATCCTGGCCCGCCTCAGCCAGCGGCTTGACGACCTGCGGGAAGAGCTGGCCGCCGTGCTGCGCCGGACGGCGGCGGAGCGGCGGCAGCGCCTGGCCGTCCTGGCCGCGCGGCAAAAGGCCGCCTCGCCCAAGGCTGTCGTCGCGCGCAAGCGGCGGGAGCTGGCCCTCTGGGAGGCGCGCCTCCGCGCCCTGGGCCCGGAGGCGACGCTGGCGCGCGGCTACGCGCTGGTGTTCGACGAAAAGGGGAAGCTCGTCCGCAAGGCCGCCGAGGTCCGGCCCCCGCAGCCGCTCACCGTCCGCCTGGCGGACGGCACGGTGGAGGTGCGGGCGGAAAAGAAGCGGGATTAG
- the tuf gene encoding elongation factor Tu: MAKEAFARTKPHVNIGTIGHVDHGKTTLTAAITTVLAKKGLAEARKYDDIDNAPEEKERGITINTSHQEYQTEKRHYAHVDCPGHADYVKNMITGAAQMDGAILVVSAADGPMPQTREHILLARQVGVPSLVVFLNKCDMVDDKELLDLVELEVRELLTQYEFPGDKIPIVRGSALKALEGDAEGEAQIMALMEAVDSYIPIPERPKDQPFLMSVEDVFNIEGRGTVATGRVERGILKKMEEVEIVGLKPTAKTTVTDIEMFRKLLDTAEAGDNVGLLLRGVKKEDIERGQVIAKVGSITPHTKFKANVYILTKEEGGRHTPFFANYRPQFYFRTTDVTGSVKLKEGVEMVMPGDNIEIEVELISPIALEKTVRFAIREGGRTVGAGRVSEIIA; the protein is encoded by the coding sequence ATGGCTAAAGAAGCCTTCGCTCGCACGAAACCGCACGTCAACATCGGCACGATCGGCCACGTTGACCACGGCAAGACCACCCTCACCGCCGCTATCACCACCGTCCTGGCCAAGAAGGGCCTGGCCGAAGCGCGCAAATACGACGACATCGACAACGCTCCCGAAGAAAAGGAGCGCGGCATCACCATCAACACCTCCCACCAGGAGTACCAGACCGAGAAGCGCCACTACGCGCACGTCGACTGCCCCGGCCACGCCGACTACGTCAAGAACATGATCACCGGCGCCGCGCAGATGGACGGCGCGATCCTCGTCGTCTCCGCCGCGGACGGCCCGATGCCCCAGACCCGTGAGCACATCCTCCTGGCCCGCCAGGTCGGCGTTCCCTCCCTGGTCGTCTTCCTGAACAAGTGTGACATGGTCGACGACAAGGAGCTCCTCGACCTCGTCGAGCTCGAAGTCCGCGAGCTGCTCACCCAGTACGAGTTCCCCGGCGACAAGATCCCCATCGTCCGCGGTTCCGCCCTCAAGGCCCTGGAAGGCGACGCCGAAGGCGAAGCCCAGATCATGGCCCTCATGGAAGCCGTCGACAGCTACATCCCCATCCCCGAGCGTCCGAAAGATCAGCCCTTCCTGATGTCCGTGGAAGACGTGTTCAACATCGAAGGCCGCGGCACCGTCGCCACCGGCCGTGTCGAGCGCGGCATCCTCAAGAAGATGGAGGAAGTCGAGATCGTCGGCCTGAAGCCGACGGCCAAGACCACCGTCACCGACATTGAAATGTTCCGCAAGCTCCTCGACACCGCCGAAGCGGGCGACAACGTCGGCCTGCTCCTCCGCGGCGTCAAGAAGGAAGACATCGAGCGCGGCCAGGTCATCGCCAAGGTCGGCTCCATCACCCCGCACACGAAGTTCAAGGCCAACGTCTACATCCTGACCAAGGAAGAAGGCGGCCGCCACACTCCGTTCTTCGCCAACTACCGCCCGCAGTTCTACTTCCGCACCACGGACGTGACCGGCAGCGTGAAGCTGAAGGAAGGCGTGGAGATGGTCATGCCCGGCGACAACATCGAGATCGAGGTGGAGCTGATCTCCCCCATCGCGCTCGAGAAGACCGTCCGCTTCGCGATCCGCGAGGGTGGCCGCACCGTCGGTGCGGGCCGCGTCTCCGAGATCATCGCCTAA
- a CDS encoding preprotein translocase subunit SecE produces MFRDLLSPLSGLTFFQWGLLAIGLGLALWILVRHGAGIVRFAGETKAELQKCSWPWNPQEQGPRKYKELIDATMIVAISALFLAAFVTSWDFLLVHVIGLFTHSHA; encoded by the coding sequence ATGTTCCGCGACCTGCTTTCCCCCCTCTCCGGGCTCACGTTCTTCCAGTGGGGGCTCCTGGCCATCGGCCTGGGGCTCGCTCTCTGGATTTTGGTGCGCCACGGCGCGGGCATCGTCCGCTTCGCCGGGGAGACGAAGGCCGAGCTGCAAAAGTGCAGCTGGCCCTGGAACCCCCAGGAGCAGGGCCCGCGGAAATACAAGGAACTGATCGACGCCACCATGATCGTCGCCATTTCCGCCCTTTTCCTGGCCGCCTTCGTGACCAGCTGGGATTTCCTCCTGGTTCACGTCATCGGCCTCTTCACCCACTCTCACGCCTAA
- the nusG gene encoding transcription termination/antitermination protein NusG, which produces MNDTAIPSSESGTDQTPATQGQWYALHCLSGQEGKVKKNIEQRIKTEEISDLIFEVVIPIERVSEVRRGKRVETERKLYPGYVFLNMALRDGESKLIDRSWYFVRETPGIIGFADGDNPLPMPSEQIEAMLRQMREREEKVQPRVAFNVGDKVKVGDGPFLNSEGIIEEIDPERGKLRVSVSMFGRSTPVELEYWQVEKSA; this is translated from the coding sequence ATGAACGACACGGCGATCCCCTCTTCCGAATCCGGCACGGACCAGACCCCGGCCACTCAGGGCCAGTGGTACGCCCTGCACTGCCTCTCCGGCCAGGAGGGGAAGGTGAAGAAGAACATTGAGCAGCGCATCAAGACGGAGGAGATCTCCGACCTCATCTTCGAGGTTGTCATCCCCATCGAGCGCGTCTCGGAAGTCCGCCGCGGCAAGCGCGTGGAGACCGAGCGGAAGCTCTATCCCGGCTACGTTTTCCTCAACATGGCCCTGCGCGACGGCGAATCCAAGCTGATCGACCGCTCCTGGTACTTCGTCCGCGAGACCCCCGGCATCATCGGCTTTGCCGACGGTGACAATCCCCTCCCCATGCCCTCCGAGCAGATCGAGGCCATGCTGCGCCAGATGCGCGAGCGGGAGGAGAAGGTCCAGCCCCGCGTCGCCTTCAACGTGGGCGACAAGGTCAAGGTCGGCGACGGCCCCTTCCTCAATTCCGAGGGCATCATCGAGGAGATCGATCCCGAGCGCGGCAAGCTGCGCGTCTCCGTCAGCATGTTCGGCCGTTCCACCCCCGTGGAACTCGAATACTGGCAGGTCGAAAAGTCCGCTTAA
- the rplK gene encoding 50S ribosomal protein L11, which yields MGKEVTAIVRLQIPAGQANPAPPVGPALGQHGVNIMGFCKEFNAATQKDAGNILPVVISIYKDKSFTFITKSPPAAVLLKKLANLASGSKEPNRVKVGKVTRKQVMEIVKIKRKDLNANSDEAAFRMIAGTARNMGIEIIDND from the coding sequence ATGGGTAAAGAAGTCACGGCGATCGTTCGCCTCCAAATCCCGGCCGGTCAGGCCAATCCCGCCCCCCCCGTCGGTCCGGCCCTCGGCCAGCACGGCGTCAACATCATGGGCTTCTGCAAGGAGTTCAACGCCGCCACGCAGAAGGACGCCGGGAACATCCTCCCGGTCGTCATCTCCATCTACAAGGACAAGTCCTTCACCTTCATCACGAAGAGCCCGCCCGCCGCGGTCCTCCTCAAGAAGCTGGCCAACCTGGCCAGCGGCTCCAAGGAGCCGAACCGCGTCAAGGTCGGCAAGGTGACCCGCAAGCAGGTGATGGAGATCGTCAAGATCAAGCGCAAGGACCTCAACGCGAACAGCGACGAGGCGGCCTTCCGCATGATCGCCGGCACCGCCCGCAACATGGGCATCGAGATCATCGACAACGACTAG
- the rplA gene encoding 50S ribosomal protein L1: MANKRSKRYEAAAKLVDATKTYSLTEAVELIKSLPKGKTDETVDLAFRLGVDPKQSDQMVRGTVALPHGSGKNVRVLVFAKGAAAEAAKEAGADIVGFEELVKKVAEGFQDFDVAVATPDAMGEVRKLGKVLGPRGLMPNPRTGTVTDDTAKAVRECKAGRIEFKLDKSGNVHSIVGKSSFTPEQLEANGKAVIDAVAKARPSSAKGRYIQRATLATTFSPGITVDITPFLRG, encoded by the coding sequence ATGGCCAACAAGCGCAGCAAGCGTTATGAAGCGGCGGCGAAGCTCGTCGACGCGACGAAGACCTACTCCCTGACGGAAGCGGTCGAACTCATCAAGTCCCTCCCGAAGGGCAAGACCGACGAGACCGTCGACCTCGCCTTCCGTCTGGGCGTCGACCCGAAACAGAGCGACCAGATGGTGCGCGGCACCGTCGCCCTGCCCCACGGCTCCGGCAAGAACGTCCGCGTCCTCGTCTTCGCCAAAGGCGCGGCGGCCGAAGCGGCCAAGGAAGCCGGCGCCGACATCGTCGGCTTCGAGGAGCTGGTCAAGAAGGTCGCCGAGGGCTTCCAGGATTTCGACGTCGCCGTCGCCACCCCGGACGCCATGGGTGAAGTCCGCAAGCTCGGCAAGGTCCTCGGGCCCCGCGGCCTGATGCCCAACCCGCGCACCGGCACCGTCACCGACGACACGGCCAAGGCCGTCCGCGAGTGCAAGGCGGGCCGCATCGAGTTCAAGCTCGATAAGTCCGGCAACGTCCACTCCATCGTGGGCAAGTCCTCCTTCACCCCGGAGCAGCTGGAAGCCAACGGCAAAGCCGTCATCGACGCCGTCGCCAAGGCCCGCCCCAGCAGCGCCAAGGGCCGCTACATCCAGCGCGCCACCCTGGCCACCACGTTCTCCCCGGGCATCACCGTGGACATCACCCCGTTCCTGCGCGGTTAA